The Haliotis asinina isolate JCU_RB_2024 chromosome 2, JCU_Hal_asi_v2, whole genome shotgun sequence genomic interval aataccactgaaGTAGCTGTGAGATAACTCGTAGTGACCAATTCAGCCAGAGCTGATAACAGTATACTCATGGTAGCAGTCAGTGTATTAAGCGCAGTACTAGTAGATAATATTGTTATCATTATTGTCATTCGtagtttaatgtttcttgtgcCTGTTACAGAATTTTAATGCCATTCTTTGACCCGGATACCAGCATGGTGTTCGTCGCAGGCAAGGTAGGTGTCATGTGCGGAGTGGTTCCCCTTGGATACTGCATTATATCTGTTTGGTAAATGAAGTGATAAAGAGAATTACTCAAAGAGGGAAAAGTTTTATAGTGAGTAAATCTTGCCTTCATTCAAATTTTACTCGTaatcaaaataaaacatgttacaaGCCAAATTATAGTGCTTTTTGCTGATTATCTGTTATCATTTTTATTGCCCTTTTTAAAACAGATGTTGCCAGCATTATATTGTGCAATTATCAAGTGGATTTCTGTAGACGTTTTTGATAACAGAAATTTGGATTGATCTCTTATTTTTTGTAAAGGAGTTAAGTTCATTCATGATCTCTCAGTACGTCTGACAGAGAAATGACTATTTTGTCAGAGTGCTGTTAAATTACAGAGATTATCTATGACATCTGGCAAGTATTTCAGGTGGTGATTCATGTACAGTCAAATTCCGATGAGTCGAATGCTGGAGTCTCTAATATTAAGAGTAATTTGAAGTACCTGTCAGCCGtgaccattttttctacatgCCTATATCTCAAATACATTGGTAAGTCAAATTTATTACTTGGTCCCCAGCAATTCGAATCATTGGGATTTGACTGTATATGTTGATACTGGCCACATGGAGGTTTGGAACTGGTCATCAGCAactcctgggcctagattttcgaagctctcttagtgctaagatggtcgtaagttaatgtatggcacatacgattatcttagtgctaagagagctccgGAAATGCAGACCCTGCTTGTCATAAAATGGGACTAACAGAgttaggtggtcaggcttggcgATTTGCTTGAAGGAGGCCATCATATCCAGATTccatggattgatgctcatgatatcaaccactgtatagattgctgtaatattgtagctgtaatattgctgcgtgaggtgtaaacaaacaatgaagTGAAAGATGTGAGAAATGTACAAATGTGAACCACTTGTAACACAGCTAATGTGTTTTAACGTGTAGTGTGTTATTTCAGGGCGACAACTTGATTCGTTTCTTGGAGCTTACGGACAAGAATCCATACATCACTGAGGGTGAGACATTACCTCTTGACCTCAAACACATTGCACTGTCAGATGACCAtggaataacattttgtctggaTTGAAATAACTGATAATATGAGATCAATAATTTACTTTGCATTGTCATCAACTAGTTGTAAATATGTGAAGGTCATGTGGACATCACTGATCTGCTTCTTATATGTTGAAGGGAAGATCAGATATTTTTACAGGAATATTAAGGTGTTTTAGTACAGTCAAACACTTTTGTGTCGTTTTCAAGTAAAGGCTTGTTCCTTGTGAAGAGATGCCAACCCTCCCAAATGTATTGGAATCATTATGAACATTCACAAATACTGTGTACTGTGCCGTGTGCTGCAAATAGGTTTCAGATGTGTAAGGATTGCTATGTGCAATGGCAATGGAAAGTTTTGTTCCTTGAGTGTAACAGGTTACAGGGACACCTAATTTGTTGGGAAAATTACTAATTTTTACTAAGGGACCTTAGATTCCTAAATGCACCGATTTGAGGTTTCCACTTCTGCTTGTGTGCTGCTTCTATGTGTAAAACTTTGGTTAAGACAATGTGTTTATGAGGTCTCTTTAAGTTTGACACCACACTGTTCATGTCATTCTTTTGTTTCGTttaaaataaacagaatattcacATGCTCATTTATTGTGCAGGGTGGTTTTCTATAGTTTTTCCACTGATGATGGGCAAATGTTCATTCTATCCCAGATTTGTGTTGATTTTCATCAGCCAACATTACCTCATTGTAAAGgaaaacatatactgaacatcaaaagaaatatacatttaaaaaaatgaaatcacataaaagtaagcattcatgtttatgtcttctatttaaaaacttgattaaaaaatcagaattgtgtttcttttgctgttcagtatacccGGTATGTTATTTTATATTAATCTTAAAggttttattctttatatctagTAGTTTTTAccttagtgtgtgtgtgtaacctCAGGGTCAACTGACCGCACGGAGCAGATCAAGGGTCTGTGTACTGTACCCAAAAGGGCCATGGATGTGATGAGTGGGGAGGTGAACCGACTTCTCTGCCTCGTCAACAATGCCATCATACCCACACCATACATTGTTCCGAGGAAGGTATGTTGTCAGCTTTCTTAGCAACAGGGTTCTGAGTCAGAATACACTACTAGTATGTCATGACAATCAGATTTTCAGATAGGCTTGGTATTTGTTATATACTTGCAATAATCCAACTAAAGTTGAATTGCTTGTCTACGAATATCCATGAAGAAATAATTAAGCCCCAGTAGTATGACAATACTGCATGGAATTACCCTTTGTAACTTGTTGTGTTCTAGCTATATCATgatggggacatcagaaattgacctaatatattgttttcatgtgTAGAATCAAACCCCAACCTCTgttgtgatgagcaaatgctgtAACTATCAGGCTACCACACTGCCTATGTATGTCATTACAGGTGTCATGACATACGTATCAACTCCACAGCTGAGCATGATTCACACATGCACAACATCTCCCATGTTTAAACTGAGAAATATATCTCTATCACTCTTATCGGATTATGCAACATGTGACTATATTTAGGCAGCTGACAAACATGTTAATTTAAAGTTACCTGAAGCACCGTTGAAGATTTTCTATTTTCAAATTAGACAGGACtcatttttgtgaaaatatgttgaatGCCCGAGAAAACTTTCATTACTGAATGTGGATAGGACGTAAATACTCAGTTGCATACAATGTTTCCTCAGTCTTTGACCTCTTCCAGTCAAATCAAACCTCTCCCAGTCAATTTCACACCTCTCCCAGTCAAGGTTCAACCTCTCCCAGTCAAGgtcaaacaaacccatttgaaTCATTTGATCAGTCATTGGTGGTGGACTTTCTAATCAGTCAGTGATCATGGATACTGTTTGGTCTGTGACAGTATGGTAATGTGAGTGTCATTTTTGCTTCCAGTCATACAGAGACTACCATGAAGACCTCTACCCGCTGACTCCGTCCATGGAGCCTTCCATGTCAGCAGACCAGTGGTTCTCTGGACAAAACGACAAGGTGTGTGGTATCCATAGAAACTTCACTATTTGTAGATAACATTTAGCCTCATTCTGGTATGTTCACAATACCTGCTGCTGTACATCGTGATTTCTGAAGCTATAGGAAGTGTTATCTCAGCCTTTTCTGAAATTATACAGTCATTGGGTGAGCTTCAACTCTAGATTGTCAgtcaaatgtttccatggacaaaTATCTAACAGGGATCCACTTAGGGCCTGGTCCTAATGTAATGGGGtgagtgatgatgattttaagagGGTTACTCATTTCTGTGGAGGTAGgggtcatcagttttgtacacatgtactagGGGTGtccttgattttgtacatgacatgcagggcggtggggtgggggtggggtggggggcaTTTACTATGCACATAAATTATAGGGAGGTAGGGGGTGgctgtcattcacattgtacatgcttctctaCAAAATACTATCATCACCCCATGGAGCAATTAATAGTGAATGGTCCCTTACCTGACTATGGATGTGTTGGCAGATGGCATCTTTATTTCAAATGATGAGCATGATAAAGATATTatcaaatgttatggatgttaactttaTGGACTCAACCTGTCCCGCCACTAAGTACAAAGGAGTGATCTgttgaatactgctgaaataacCATAGTGAGTCAGCCTTGAATTTTAAATCTAATAATCCACTTCTTGAAACTTGAAGATGTTGCTATCCTTGTTGCGTATTTTACATAAGACTGTCTCTGTATCACAGTTATCGCTTATCAGTCTCGACCCATCTAAGAAGCAGAACGTCTTCAACCGCCGAGCTGTTCTATTGACTGGTGGTGGTTCTGCCCCAGCCACAACCAGCTCTTCACCAGCACCACAGATAACCAATGGGAGTCCATCCTCTAAAGAAAACTCCCCAGTAAGGCAATGATGAGAAGAATGCTTTGTCTATTTGAATTAGTAATTTGAAGTTATATTCTGTCTACATTGATACAGTGATAGTTGTTTAGATTCAACAATGTCTTTTTGCATTTTAAGTTTCAAAAGCTTAAGTCACAGTTTGATTCATGGAAGTGTTAAAGGTTTTTAGACAATTAGAAGAGTTATGGTTATTTGTACACTTAATGGCCTTTCTGTATACAACCTTAGTTCTAAATTGCTAAGCAAGCTGCTTTGAATTAAATGTTCAGATTAATACGCtttttgaatatttgtaaatgttttttgtCCTTTTCAGCAGCCCAAACCGGTCATTACAAAGCCAAAACCCATATCAGAAAAGCCTAAGCCTTCCCCAGAAAAAGCTCGACCAACTACCCCACCCAAGCAGGCTGAACAGAGAATACCATCCCCAGAACGCAAGAAAGAGGAGGAAGATGTGCAAGGGGCAGACAACTCTGGCAGATCATCTCCTCTGGCTGCTGCAGCAGCATTAGAACAACCATCAGAAAATGCTGAACCCCCTAAACCAGTTAAAgtgtttacaggtttgtgaAACAGTTCCCATGATTGGGGACATAATTGTTCTTAAAAAGTTGCtcagatgatgatgtcaaagaCAGTTTCCTAATGTCTGTGATGGCACCACAACATCCCCTTTGTGGCAGGATCTGTATTGGGAAATCTGAGAAATATCAGAGTAATGATCACTTATTAGCAAACAAAGGCAGTGACATAGCCTAGTAGTTACAACATTCATATATCATTTCAAAGACTCAGGTTTAGTTTCtaagggtacagtgtgtgaagcccatttctggtgtccccagccatgatattactgtaatattgttaaaagcaaagTAGAACCATACTCACAACTAGCAAACGAAAAAACTTGCCTTTTGTTCAGTGATATGCATCAACCTGTCCACAGGCATCCGTGCGTCCAAGTTCCGACACTTGAAAGGCCAGATTCTACACAAGAGTCGTCACATCGACAACTTGCGCAATGTCAGCACAACTGTGCCGGGAGAGAGTGACATGTTTGCTGCCAACACACAGCGCTGTGCAGTGCCGCTGGAGGGACCTGGTGGGCTCATCATGATCCTGGAGGTGAGGCAGGGGGAAGTTTATTCCTACAAGACAGTCTGCTATATCCTTCTTTCTTATCCTTCGGTCCTGTACaagggaacaatgtgtgaaacccatttccggtgtaCCTTGTTGGgattttgcttgaatattgttaaaagtggcctGAAACCATACACCCACTTGCAGAGTTGTGACCCTTGCTTTAAAGGATTGATCAGATTCACACTTCtcgttgatattgctggaatattgctttaaaTGTTGGAAAGGATCCTCTGACAGTCAGAATTGGATGTGACTGAAACACTGTTGAAACATGAACACAGTCATACTTCTCTACCTACTCTGCTGTTTGACAAAAAGATAGTTGTCCTGAGATGCTATTAGTGGATTGTATGTTCCCACTGAAACATGATTTTTGTTTAGCTGGATAACCCCAGGCGCCTTCCAGACTCGGGGAACCCTGCCCTCCAGAACGGAAGCAAGGTGATGGATTTCTCATGGGACCCATTTGATAACCACAGGCTGGCAGTAGGTAAGAGTTATCCAGCCTTGAAAGATGGTATGATGAAACATGATAGTATGTATTCCCTATGATTCTTCTCTGGCTGGTAACTACCATATGAAAAGTTTGGAAAATATCTGAGGTGTCTATATTTAGCACAATATATTTTACTTACAATCTGGAAACCGTTAAATAATAGAAGTCTTGATCTAAACATATAAAGAGAATGTCTTTTGGTTTACATAAACTTAGGCAATAAATTGTCTCAAAGGTGAGTTTCTGgctgtcatatttttcacttgTTCTTTGACCTTTTGTACTGTTTGTAGCTGGTATTGATTGATGTGTAATTACTTGGGGTCACTATTGAgggggaaacaactattgcCATTAAATATCTGTTGCTACATGCTATTGCGTCCAGCTACTGCAATAGTGCTTTTCCaaccttgaattgtctcatccAAAGTTATTTCCCAAAAGAATGGGTAGTTTAAATCAAATGCAAAAAAAAGCCTGTTTTAATAATCGTCAagaaagttttaaaaaaaatactcaATGCAGCTGCTAGTTTGCATGGGTGGATAACTCTAATCAAAGCGAACGAATCTGGAACTTCCTGTATTTTGGAAGTCAGTAACTAAACTattgatagtcacacatactatcgatgcatcaatAGCTTTTCTTTTCTGCCATTGATTAATTGCTATTGGAGACTCAGTAATTGCAATCCATTGATAAATCGATGCATCATTACAGTTCAAATAATTGCAGCGTACCACCTGCATCGTTAGTGACAGAACAATTTTTTATGTCATTTTCTTGTGATCTCATAGTGGTCTGATtttgatataatttcaactcACTATATCCATAAACCCTTTGAATCTCAAATAACATTATTACCAAGTTTTAAATTGGCAGGAGTAGAGGGCTTCTCTCGGTAAACTTTTAAACTTTCTCTTTCAGCATGTGATGATGCTAAGATCAGAATATGGACCATTCCTGAAAATGGTGTCACAGAAAACATGACGGAGGTGGATATGAACCTTCGAGGTGAACTTTAATGTTTGGTTTAGTAATGAACACAATATAGTTTTTGTATTAAGAGTGTTATATTCTGAGTGGAATAAAGAGTTGAATAAAGTCTATTTTATGACTATATGAATGGATGAAAGCACCATTTTAAATCAAGCCTGtaattaaatgttttgtttttaaggcCACATGGAGAAGATTTACTTTGTACGTTTTCACCCCTTGGCACGAGACATCTTAGTGTCAGCATCATACGACATGACAGTTCGCATCTGGGATCTGGCAGATGGGTCTGAGGTCATGCAGCTAGAGGGACACACTGACGCGGTGAGGGGAGGGGCAGACGGGAGTAGGGAAGGGGAGTCATGCGTTTGAGCTGCTATACTACATGTAACCACATGTTGGCTTAAACCAACATCATCATTTTTAGGTTGAGTTTCAGGTCAGTTTTTACACCATTAAAATACTATTTCTGAGACAATCTGCTTGACGGTGCTTCAGTGTATGGTACTTTTACTTTGCATAACATTCCACAGCTTTCAAATTCCAAATTCTGTTCATGTTCTTAAAATCTAGACTGGTACATCTTGTGAAActaaccacaggcaaactgcaaATGGAGTTGTGCAGCGTacagaatatgaccagtcttcttatataCGACTGAAGCGAGCAAAGATTGGCACCATACTTTCCTCGCTTTGgaccgaaaaatatttttcatggtgGCTGTATAATAAAATATAACCACCATCataggtacactcccatttcctcacttggttgtgctgtCAGATTTCTTACagcatgtttaataattactcacgtgaaatgttttattcaacattttaagcgccactcctGGTATCCAGATCGTTCtttgcctccattaccccttccGTCTTCCGGTTGAAcagagtgacggaacaagaataagcagaaaataaaaagaaataccatattgcctaattttatcatgaacctgttggaatttatttgtcttatctgttgtctctattgttagaatttttaacatttattctacataaaaacacttttgGCTTAATGGGccaatgaagcaggggaggtaactgcaagtattccatatggaataataccctcctgttccttcactcctttgaaccggaagctggaagggggaatggaggcgaagaacggtctgatataccatgtgttgtgcttaaaatgttgaatagaaaatgtttcacgtgagtaattgttcaacatagGGTTGGAGATGTGAGAACACagcccagtgaagaaatgggtgtatacctttgatggtggtgatattttattttgacatgaaaactatttttcaaactgaagcaaggaaagtatgttgccaaccttgtcattttctctatgctgcacaaccccatttgtgctacagtttgcctgtgagctCATTgctacaaagaaaacacagcATGTTTTATCTCCTAGTTCATTCAGGTTGCACTACAGTTGTatttgatgtgttgtgtttgatTGTCAGGTGTTTTGCTTTGCGTGGAGTCCAGACGGAGATCTTTGTGCCACAGTTTGCAAGGATGGAAAAGTCCGGGTGTTTGATCCCAGGAAGAGCTCACAGCCACTCAGAGTGAGTTGGCAGATTATGAAACTAGACTATAATCTCTCATCTTGCCTTGCTTAATATCTTTCCTCTAAGTATTTTGAGCTGTGAGCATGTAGATATTTTGTATGAATGGCACAATCAAATTCATACTATTAAAGGGAACCTGCATATATTGTCAGATTCAGTTCACTAGCTAACTGATTCAAGAGTTTCATCTTTCCTGCTAATATGGAAGAttgatgttgtttgtgtttggaagactgatgttatttgtgtttggaagactgatgttgtttgtgtttggaaGACTGATGTTAATTGTGTTTGGAAGACTGATGTTATTTGTGTTTGGAAGACtgatgttgtttgtgtttggaagactgatgttatttgtgtttggaagattgatgttatttgtgttTGGAAGACTGATGTTATTTGTGTTTGCATGCAGGAAGGTCCAGGACCAGCTGGGAGCCGAGGTGCGAGGGTGACGTGGGCACTTGGagggaaatatttgtttgtgtctgGCTTTGACAGGTAACTATGGTAATGGGTTTGAGAAGATATTCTGTGTTGAGTAGGATTCTTTGTTGGATCTTGATTGAAAAAGTTTTACTCTTCATGCAGGCTGCACACAGGGTAGATATCGCATGTCAGTTTTCACTATTTTTGAACATATTGTGAAGTAACAATGGAGAGTTGTGAAGAAtggaaatatgtatatatgtattttcatctCTCTAAACATCTGTGGTTCCAAGACATGTTTATTGAAGGTGATTTAATCGATCCGGTTGTTGAATTCTGTGACTCTGTTGCTTGATCATTTTGTATGACCCAGACTATTGATAACTGGCCACTGTCATACGAAACGTTGCCGCATTAAATAACAAGCAACCTGAACAAGAACAAGCTAGACGCAAAATGTGCTTCTGACCTGAACATCCGCTTGCACCTTTCAGTGAGAATGTTTGACAGTAGGACATGAAGATGTTATGACACAGGAAATAATCCTCTTCCAGAAACAGTGTGAGAGAAGTTATCCTGTATGATGCAGCTGACCTGTCCAAACCACTTGCACAGGAGAACCTTGACATCTCACCAGCCATTCGCATCCCCTTCTATGATGAGGACAGCTCTGTTGTCTTCCTGCAAGGCCGGGTATGAACTTCAGCttcttgaaaacattttgcAGTTTTGCTTCACAAGCCCAGCATTACTTCAGGTTTTTCTCGAACATCAGGTTTATGTTATGATTAAATTCTGTTGTGTGTGGTCAAATTTATtggtttataattttgtttcatgttttcaggGAGATCGTCAGGTGCATGCCTATGAGATCAGCGAGGAGGAGCCTCATCTCTTTCCATTGTCTGGGTTCACCACACCTAACCAATCACAAGCCTTGTCTTTCATGCCCAAAATTAGCTGTGATCCTAGAATTGTTGAGTTTGCCTTTGCTTGGCGCCTCACAAAGTCGACCATTGAACCAGTGTCTTTCACCGTTCCAAGAGTAAAGGTATGCCCTCACTGTTGATGAATGTGTGGCAGCAATCTCCTTGCATGTCACTGTTATCTCATCACCTAGTCATATCTCACTGTTATCTCATCATCTATTCgactcatgaagatctggggatcttcagcaacccatgcttgccacaaaggcgactatgcatgtcgtaagaaacaactaatgggatcaggtgtcagggttgctgacttggttgacacacgtcagtggttcccagttgcacagattgatgcttatgctgttgatcactggattgtctggtccagacttgagtatttacagatagccaccatatagctggaatattgctgagagcagtgtagaactaaattcactcacttactcatcatCTATTCATATCTCACTGTTATTTCATCACCTAGTCATATTTCACTGTTCTCTCATCGCCTAGTCATATCTCACTGTTACCTTGTCACCTAGTCATATCTCATGGTTATCTCACTACTTAATAATATCTCACCACATAATAATATCTCTGTGTTATCCCATCACCCTAGTTATATCTGACTGTCATCTCACCACTTAGTCATACCTCACTGTTATCTAAATGCCTAACCATATCTGACTGTTATCTCATCATCTTGTCATATTTCAATGTTACCTCATCCCACTGTCATATATCACTGTTATCATATCACCTTGTCATATCTCACTGGTATCTTATCACCTTGTCATATCttgtcatatatacatgtatttgttatgtttCTCCAGATGGAGTATTTCCAAGACGATCTGTTTCCTGATACGCGGGTGACATGGGAACCAGTCATGACCAGTTCTGAGTGGTTTGCTGGATCCACCAAGAAGCAGTCAAGAGTCAGTATGAGACCAGCTGACATGAAACCATGTGAGTCACTGTGCAGCAAGTCAACaacaagttgtttcaaaggcatttagaagttggtggaatcaaactaaatatgctttattgttcaacttctttattatacaaggtcacaacatttcgagacagttcctagtctcttcttcaggtgaagaatagactaggaactgtctcgaaacacATGCATATTTAGTTTAAGTCAACAACAGTTATATGAGGTATCCTGTTAAAGTGACCTCATAGCAATGAGATCAGGGGTAATGTGGTTTTACAATAATAAGCATGTTTCACGTATATAAGGTCCGATGTAATGAGATGTCtgtgtttcagtgagtgaggcCCCAGTTGAGGCACCCAAGGCCCGGAAGTTTGAGAGTTACAATGCCAGCACATACAAATCTGATGATCAGAAGAAGGAAGAGGTGAGGAGTGATTTGTCATCATGAAAGGGGTGCACTACTGGATCAATACTAGTTCACCATCTACCcatgaagatgcgggttagaattgatcttcagtaacccctgcttgtcataagagaaatgggattaggtggtcagacttgttgacttggttggcacatgtcattgtattccatttGTATAGGTTGATACTCAagctattgatcactagattgtctggtccagactcagttgtgCCATACAGACACTGCcatgtacctggaata includes:
- the LOC137274117 gene encoding coronin-7-like isoform X2, whose protein sequence is MAWRFKASKYKNSVPKFPKKEEWISELPIGTLMNSQGNHIKASAKYMAFNVDSTGGGSLGILPMSCTGRQGMKIPFLHAHGDLVTDFDFSPFDDYLLATGSSDQSVKVWLLPEDPGFESESNPVVNLPTEDRKIENVLWHPTADGVLAASSYRSVQVYDVCRSQEKYVLEGHGDLVQSISWKGDGSLLLSSCKDKTLRIFDPRAGSLSQETPGHGNIKDSRVLWLGDKDVVMATGYDSSRTRCIGLWDTRNFSSQLHSVSFDTSTGILMPFFDPDTSMVFVAGKGDNLIRFLELTDKNPYITEGSTDRTEQIKGLCTVPKRAMDVMSGEVNRLLCLVNNAIIPTPYIVPRKSYRDYHEDLYPLTPSMEPSMSADQWFSGQNDKLSLISLDPSKKQNVFNRRAVLLTGGGSAPATTSSSPAPQITNGSPSSKENSPPKPVITKPKPISEKPKPSPEKARPTTPPKQAEQRIPSPERKKEEEDVQGADNSGRSSPLAAAAALEQPSENAEPPKPVKVFTGIRASKFRHLKGQILHKSRHIDNLRNVSTTVPGESDMFAANTQRCAVPLEGPGGLIMILELDNPRRLPDSGNPALQNGSKVMDFSWDPFDNHRLAVACDDAKIRIWTIPENGVTENMTEVDMNLRGHMEKIYFVRFHPLARDILVSASYDMTVRIWDLADGSEVMQLEGHTDAVFCFAWSPDGDLCATVCKDGKVRVFDPRKSSQPLREGPGPAGSRGARVTWALGGKYLFVSGFDRNSVREVILYDAADLSKPLAQENLDISPAIRIPFYDEDSSVVFLQGRGDRQVHAYEISEEEPHLFPLSGFTTPNQSQALSFMPKISCDPRIVEFAFAWRLTKSTIEPVSFTVPRVKMEYFQDDLFPDTRVTWEPVMTSSEWFAGSTKKQSRVSMRPADMKPLSEAPVEAPKARKFESYNASTYKSDDQKKEELLSAMDKKLGLKDTPMPQDLAEGVDDDEWDD
- the LOC137274117 gene encoding coronin-7-like isoform X1, translated to MAWRFKASKYKNSVPKFPKKEEWISELPIGTLMNSQGNHIKASAKYMAFNVDSTGGGSLGILPMSCTGRQGMKIPFLHAHGDLVTDFDFSPFDDYLLATGSSDQSVKVWLLPEDPGFESESNPVVNLPTEDRKIENVLWHPTADGVLAASSYRSVQVYDVCRSQEKYVLEGHGDLVQSISWKGDGSLLLSSCKDKTLRIFDPRAGSLSQETPGHGNIKDSRVLWLGDKDVVMATGYDSSRTRCIGLWDTRNFSSQLHSVSFDTSTGILMPFFDPDTSMVFVAGKGDNLIRFLELTDKNPYITEGSTDRTEQIKGLCTVPKRAMDVMSGEVNRLLCLVNNAIIPTPYIVPRKSYRDYHEDLYPLTPSMEPSMSADQWFSGQNDKLSLISLDPSKKQNVFNRRAVLLTGGGSAPATTSSSPAPQITNGSPSSKENSPQPKPVITKPKPISEKPKPSPEKARPTTPPKQAEQRIPSPERKKEEEDVQGADNSGRSSPLAAAAALEQPSENAEPPKPVKVFTGIRASKFRHLKGQILHKSRHIDNLRNVSTTVPGESDMFAANTQRCAVPLEGPGGLIMILELDNPRRLPDSGNPALQNGSKVMDFSWDPFDNHRLAVACDDAKIRIWTIPENGVTENMTEVDMNLRGHMEKIYFVRFHPLARDILVSASYDMTVRIWDLADGSEVMQLEGHTDAVFCFAWSPDGDLCATVCKDGKVRVFDPRKSSQPLREGPGPAGSRGARVTWALGGKYLFVSGFDRNSVREVILYDAADLSKPLAQENLDISPAIRIPFYDEDSSVVFLQGRGDRQVHAYEISEEEPHLFPLSGFTTPNQSQALSFMPKISCDPRIVEFAFAWRLTKSTIEPVSFTVPRVKMEYFQDDLFPDTRVTWEPVMTSSEWFAGSTKKQSRVSMRPADMKPLSEAPVEAPKARKFESYNASTYKSDDQKKEELLSAMDKKLGLKDTPMPQDLAEGVDDDEWDD